A window of Selenomonas ruminantium subsp. lactilytica TAM6421 contains these coding sequences:
- a CDS encoding D-glycero-alpha-D-manno-heptose-1,7-bisphosphate 7-phosphatase, with the protein MTTTSNKAVFFDRDGTLNVDIDYLHRPEDFIWIEGAKEAIKYVNDKGYLAILVTNQSGVARGYYPEDDVINVYNWMNEELSKIGAHLDALFYCPHHPTGKVLQYAKECTCRKPAAGMVDEACAKFHIDRSKSFLIGDGDRDMECARRAGITGIHYQTGNLLECIKDFC; encoded by the coding sequence TTGACTACAACGAGTAATAAGGCAGTCTTCTTTGACCGGGATGGCACATTGAATGTGGACATCGACTACCTGCATCGTCCGGAGGATTTTATCTGGATTGAAGGGGCCAAAGAAGCCATCAAATATGTCAATGACAAAGGCTATCTGGCAATTCTCGTCACCAACCAGAGCGGCGTGGCCAGAGGCTATTATCCGGAAGATGATGTCATCAACGTCTACAACTGGATGAATGAGGAATTGAGTAAAATCGGAGCGCACCTGGATGCGCTCTTTTACTGCCCTCATCATCCCACAGGCAAGGTTCTGCAATATGCAAAAGAATGTACTTGTCGCAAACCTGCGGCAGGAATGGTAGATGAAGCCTGCGCAAAGTTCCATATTGACCGGTCGAAATCCTTTCTGATCGGTGATGGTGACAGGGATATGGAATGTGCCCGGCGGGCGGGGATAACAGGAATCCATTATCAGACTGGAAATTTACTGGAATGTATAAAGGATTTTTGTTGA